A genomic window from Silene latifolia isolate original U9 population chromosome Y, ASM4854445v1, whole genome shotgun sequence includes:
- the LOC141628475 gene encoding uncharacterized protein LOC141628475, whose protein sequence is MIYAFNDGAERRDLWSKLGVIAQRYQDPWALAGDFNTVINPIERMGGDTRQNDMDEFISCQDECGMTHIAATGAFYTWNNKQEPLTRVYSRLDKFLINQEWLTRYPDMRAHFHPEGLFDHCPCTVSKILIGDKKRTSFKYFNMWSKSPSFLIRVQEEWQKHYEGHKMFSVLVQDPQNALLINKEIETAVRVKELIEARNSYLSQKVKMQWLEAGDNNTTYFHGTIKKKNSLNKTLLGDNKPTEKVRRQVLSEGKCCTKYHVEILNKAVTNDDIKSIFFSIPIDKSPGPDGYTSAFFKDTWDIVGADVCASIKDFFATGKLLTQINATNITLIPKCDRPTSVKQFRSIACCNMIYKVISKLLYNRLAQVLPDIISENQGAFIKGRSIIENVLICQDLVKMYNRKAVSPRCLFDIDLQKAYDTVEWDFVEQLFKSIQFLMPSPRESWSV, encoded by the exons ATGATATATGCTTTTAATGACGGGGCTGAAAGGAGAGATCTCTGGAGTAAATTGGGAGTTATTGCACAGAGATATCAGGATCCTTGGGCTCTTGCAGGGGATTTCAACACTGTTATCAATCCTATAGAGAGAATGGGAGGCGACACTAGGCAGAATGATATGGATGAGTTCATATCTTGCCAGGATGAATGTGGTATGactcatatagctgcaactgggGCATTTTATACTTGGAACAACAAACAGGAGCCCTTGACTAGGGTTTATAGCAGGTTGGACAAGTTCCTTATTAATCAGGAATGGCTCACAAGGTACCCTGACATGAGAGCACATTTCCACCCAGAAGGGTTGTTTGATCACTGCCCTTGTACTGTGAGTAAAATTCTTATTGGTGACAAGAAAAGAACTAGCtttaaatacttcaatatgtggagCAAATCCCCTTCTTTTCTGATTAGGGTTCAAGAGGAATGGCAGAAGCATTATGAGGGACATAAGATGTTTTCTGTG CTGGTCCAGGACCCTCAGAATGCTCTGCTCATTAATAAGGAGATTGAAACTGCTGTCAGGGTGAAGGAACTAATAGAGGCCAGAAATAGCTATTTGAGTCAAAAAGTTAAGATGCAATGGTTAGAAGCAGGTGATAATAACACAACTTATTTTCATGGTACTATTAAGAAGAAAAATAGCTTGAACAAG ACTTTATTGGGCGATAATAAGCCAACTGAAAAGGTGAGAAGGCAAGTCTTGAGTGAGGGGAAATGCTGTACCAAGTATCATGTTGAGATATTGAACAAAGCTGTGACAAATGATGACATTAAATCTATTTTTTTCTCTATACCTATTGATAAGTCTCCAGGGCCAGATGGGTACACTAGTGCTTTCTTTAAAGATACCTGGGATATTGTAGGGGCTGATGTTTGTGCTTCTATTAAAGATTTTTTTGCAACGGGTAAGCTGTTGACGCAGATCAATGCTACAAAcataactcttattcctaaatgtGACAGGCCAACTTCAGTCAAACAATTTAGGTCTATTGCTTGCTGCAACATGATATATAAGGTGATTTCTAAACTGCTATACAATAGATTAGCCCAGGTGTTGCCTGACATCATTAGTGAGAACCAGGGTGCTTTCATAAAGGGTAGATCAATAATTGAAAATGTCCTCATTTGTCAAGATCTTgtcaaaatgtataataggaaagctGTGTCCCCAAGATGTTTATTCGACATTGATTTACAAAAGGCCTATGACACTGTAGAATGGGATTTTGTTGAACAATTATTCAAGAGTATCCAGTTTCTGATGCCTTCACCCAGAGAGTCATGGTCTGTGTAA